The Canis aureus isolate CA01 chromosome 22, VMU_Caureus_v.1.0, whole genome shotgun sequence genome has a window encoding:
- the IGSF10 gene encoding immunoglobulin superfamily member 10 isoform X1, with product MKVKGRGITCLLVSFSAICVVASPGVQACPRRCACYVPTEVHCTFRYLTSIPDGISPNVERINLGYNSLVRLTETDFSGLNKLELLMLHSNGIHTIPAKTFADLQALQVLKMSYNKIRKLQKDTFYGLRSLTRLHMDHNNIEFINPEVFYGLTFLRLVHLEGNQLTKLHPDTFVSFKYLHIFKTSFIKYLYLSDNFLNSLPQEMISNMPDLESLYLHGNPWTCDCHLKWLSDWIQENPDIIKCKKDRSPSSPQQCPLCMNPRTSKGTPLAMVPAAAFLCAKPTIDPSLKVKSLTILEDSSPMSISPQDFMAPFGSLTLNMTDQFGNEANMVCSIQKPSKTSSIAFTEENDYIMLNTSLSTFVVCNIDYNHIQQVWQVLALYSDTPLILERSHLLTETPQRCYKYKQVAPKPDDIFTDIEADLTIDPPWLMQDQISLQLNRNATTLSTMHIQYSSDVQVTLPRAEIKPVKHKWTMISRDNTTKLERTVLIGGTISLECPAQGDPAPHLEWLLADGSKVRAPYVSEDGRILIDKSGKLELQMADSFDTGIYHCISTNYDDADILTYRITVVEPSIEAYQENGAHYTAFIGETVDLPCHSSGIPDASVSWVLPGNTVLYQSSRDKQILNNGTLRILQITPKNQGYYCCVAANPSGVDFLINQVSVKTKGQSPVEHNVETDGSGLDEPNPISPLKDPPAVQLPTSAPVGAETGKQVLSTSKKHNYRESIHRQRGDSPNRHFREYRRPFPSSARRIDPQHWAALLEKAKKNTMPEKQENTTARPRPIVTQLLKIPGEEIDSSGMLPPDEEFTVLATKAPSVLSRIVIANSRAILDSPVTNITAVTEVSPVVGPPILPPEKPMDFTLSPIKTTAMSKNISLTLLNKMQGTSNENLSTVFPLLPEAMQFQEADRTGRKKEHLQSTLPTAVGTMGQDVNIKTLSSAKSKADIFLGSVNSTKSPQTSVTGVSDARSNHLYPYITQKLSTSEIPSGPDTAAHSQLQMPRNSTTNIPLPSRRFGRRRKIWGRSRIISPYRIPILRQHRYGFVRPTSRVSFEESTTSFSATEVNVVCPSCSPRERLTTATAALSFPSSSPMMLTKAEIAKVTEEESTTLVHNPSLLFENKPNVNIEKTIPTIKYFSAESTQVLPTDAVMTDAPKSLPLEKMHITNNGYRSMSSVNEVIRESMIVSPLPGPTIKPSMSTTTATTRFLRRKIPWHKIFVNNHVQKERLKNQHHFSLPKATATATALPKISPALPTDKVFPFHFTTLSASVMQIPSITSATAYQNTTETHSSRSLPTMKKLPFPPVYPTPSSISSKESSTNFISRQTSRLTVPAAAPTSVIIHKTQIARPSMQKAQRKKEPQKNRNEPHSSPSQSSGFTASTTMTPPDLTAAETSTKPSIFAFTHSPLENTNHISSTVGLYPRTLTLTDIIEELPKENTQTLKSRMVSGITLSSKLHQNTTTRKTIIRHSTMPPFVSSSAAPMSIPISHPLSNQSTVTDNTATPVFRMMTNTMVKPREHSRHNASPQQLAAEVAASPKVLPNVKVTIGTTHFIYSRLFHSTSTPALITVTPQNSKLTSSPWSENHFWHKSYPEIAEKGKKPVESILPAPGLPEDTTHASNWEIQKTAKRNGFDKTPDQKITTSELLPFDSLSRNIFERPRIVGGKAASFTVSANSDAFLPCEAVGNPLPTIRWTKVSSGFDISERKQNNRFQVLPNGTLSIQRVDVQDRGQYLCSASNPLGTDRLHVTLSVVSYPPRILERRTKEITVHSGSTVELKCRAEGRPSPTISWVLANQTVVSESSEGNRQALVTSDGTLVLHNLSIYDRGFYKCMASNSAGQDSLLVKIQVIAAPPVILEQKRQVIVGTWGESLKLPCTAKGTPQPSVHWVLSDGTEVKPLQSINSKLLLFPNGTLHIRSVASSDRGTYECIATSSTGSERRVVILTVEERETIPRIEFASQKWTEVNFGDKLLLNCSAIGEPKPKIIWRLPSKAIVDQWHRMGSRIHVYPNGSLFIGSITEKDGGDYLCVARNRMGDDLILMHVSLRLKPAKIDHKQHFKKQVFHGKDFQVDCEASGSPVPEISWSLPDGTMINNAMQADDSGRRPRRYTLFDNGTLYFNKVGIAEEGDYTCYAQNTLGKDEMKVHLTVITAAPRIRQGYKTNTRIKAGDTVVLDCEVVGEPKPKIFWLLPSHDMISFSKDRYTFHANGSLSIHKVKLLDSGEYVCVARNPSGDDTKMYKLDVVSKPPLINGLYTNKTVIKATAVRHSKKHFDCRAEGTPAPQIMWIMPDNIFLTAPYYGSRITVHKNGTLEIRNVRFSDSADFICVARNEGGESVLVVQLQVLEMLRRPTFRNPFNEKIVARLGKSTALNCSVDGNPPPEIIWILPNGTRFPNELQISQYMIANNGSFIISKTTRDDAGKYRCAARNKVGYIEKLIVLEIGQQPVILTYALGTVYCISGDSLSLHCVSDGSPKPNIKWTIPSGYIIDRPQSTEKYTLHENGTLVIKEATAYDRGNYICTAQNSVGHALITVPVMVVAYPPRITNRLPRSILTRTGAAVQLRCMALGIPKPEITWERPDHSSLSMPNKGGARGPEPFHPRGTLIIQNPQTSDSGIYKCTARNSLGSDYATTYVQVI from the exons atataataaaatgcaaaaaagacaGAAGTCCCTCCAGTCCTCAGCAATGTCCACTTTGCATGAACCCCAGGACCTCTAAAGGCACGCCTTTAGCTATGGTCCCAGCTGCAGCTTTCCTGTGTGCCAAGCCAACCATCGACCCATCCCTGAAAGTAAAGAGCCTGACTATTCTGGAAGACAGCAGTCCTATGTCCATCTCTCCTCAAGATTTCATGGCACCTTTTGGCTCCCTCACTTTGAATATGACAGATCAGTTTGGAAATGAAGCTAACATGGTCTGCAGCATCCAAAAGCCCTCAAAGACATCATCCATTGCATTCACTGAAGAAAATGACTATATTATGCTAAATACATCACTTTCAACATTTGTGGTGTGTAACATAGATTACAATCACATTCAGCAAGTGTGGCAAGTTCTGGCTTTGTACAGTGATACTCCTCTGATTCTAGAAAGGAGCCACTTGCTCACTGAAACACCACAACGCTGCTACAAATATAAACAGGTGGCTCCTAAACCTGACGACATCTTTACCGACATAGAGGCTGATCTCACAATAGATCCCCCTTGGTTAATGCAAGACCAAATTTCCTTGCAGCTAAATAGAAATGCCACCACACTCAGTACAATGCACATCCAGTACTCCAGTGATGTTCAAGTCACTTTGCCAAGGGCAGAAATAAAGCCAGTGAAACACAAATGGACCATGATTTCCAGAGATAATACTACTAAGCTGGAACGCACTGTTTTGATCGGTGGGACTATTAGCCTAGAATGCCCAGCCCAAGGAGACCCTGCCCCACATTTGGAGTGGCTTCTGGCTGATGGGAGTAAAGTGAGAGCCCCTTATGTTAGTGAGGATGGACGGATCCTAATAGACAAAAGTGGAAAACTAGAACTTCAGATGGCTGATAGTTTTGACACAGGTATATACCACTGCATAAGTACCAATTATGATGATGCAGATATTCTCACCTATAGAATTACTGTGGTGGAGCCCTCCATAGAAGCCTATCAGGAAAATGGGGCTCACTATACAGCTTTCATTGGTGAAACAGTTGACCTCCCGTGCCATTCTTCTGGTATCCCAGATGCCTCCGTTAGCTGGGTTCTTCCAGGAAACACTGTGCTTTATCAGTCCTCCAGAGACAAGCAAATTCTTAACAATGGCACACTGAGAATATTACAGATCACCCCAAAAAACCAAGGCTATTATTGTTGTGTAGCAGCCAATCCATCAGGGGTTGACTTTTTGATTAACCAAGTTTCAGTCAAAACAAAAGGGCAAAGCCCAGTAGAGCATAATGTAGAAACAGATGGATCTGGACTTGATGAGCCCAATCCCATCTCTCCTCTTAAGGACCCACCAGCTGTGCAACTCCCTACATCTGCTCCAGTGGGAGCTGAGACTGGAAAACAAGTCTTGAGCACAAGTAAAAAGCACAACTATCGTGAGTCAATACACCGGCAGCGAGGAGATTCACCAAATAGACATTTTAGAGAATACAGGAggcctttcccttcctctgctcggAGAATTGACCCACAACACTGGGCTGCGCTTTTGGAGAAAGCTAAAAAGAATACTAtgccagagaagcaggaaaatactACGGCAAGGCCCCGTCCAATAGTCACCCAGCTCCTGAAAATACCTGGTGAGGAAATAGACTCTTCAGGCATGCTCCCTCCAGATGAGGAATTTACGGTCCTGGCAACGAAGGCTCCTAGTGTCCTGTCAAGGATAGTGATTGCCAATTCCAGAGCAATACTTGATAGCCCTGTGACAAATATAACTGCTGTCACCGAAGTATCTCCAGTTGTGGGTCCACCAATACTACCTCCTGAGAAACCAATGGATTTCACACTGTCTCCTATTAAAACCACAGCCATGTCAAAGAATATAAGCCTGACTTTATTGAACAAAATGCAAGGCACAAGCAATGAAAATTTATCCACTGTCTTTCCTCTACTACCTGAAGCAATGCAATTTCAGGAAGCTGACAGaactgggaggaaaaaagagcATTTACAGAGTACACTCCCAACAGCAGTGGGAACTATGGGCCAAGACGTCAATATCAAAACGCTAAGTAGTGCTAAAAGCAAAGCTGACATATTCTTAGGGTCAGTAAATTCCACAAAGAGCCCTCAGACATCTGTAACAGGAGTCAGTGATGCTAGGAGCAATCACCTCTATCCATACATTACTCAAAAGCTTAGCACCTCGGAGATACCTTCGGGTCCAGACACTGCTGCTCATTCTCAGTTACAGATGCCCAGAAATAGTACGACTAACATCCCACTACCATCCAGGCGCTTTGGAAGGCGGAGGAAAATTTGGGGCAGGAGTCGAATTATCAGCCCATACAGAATTCCAATTCTTCGACAGCATAGATATGGCTTTGTGAGACCAACATCCAGAGTTTCTTTTGAAGAAAGCACTACTTCATTTTCAGCCACAGAGGTCAATGTGGTGTGCCCATCCTGTTCTCCCAGGGAAAGGCTCACCACTGCTACAGCAGCATTGTCTTTTCCAAGTTCTTCCCCCATGATGCTCACCAAAGCTGAAATTGCCAAAGTCACAGAAGAAGAGTCTACAACTCTAGTCCACAATCCGTCATTACTATTTGAGAACAAACCAAATGTAAATATTGAGAAAACAATAcccacaataaaatatttcagtgctGAGAGTACCCAAGTGCTTCCAACCGATGCAGTTATGACCGATGCCCCCAAATCCTTACCTTTGGAAAAAATGCATATAACAAATAATGGTTACCGAAGTATGTCTAGTGTCAATGAAGTTATAAGAGAGTCAATGATTGTATCACCACTTCCAGGTCCTACCATCAAGCCATCTATGTCTACTACTACAGCCACTACAAGATTTTTGAGAAGGAAAATTCCCTGgcataaaatctttgtaaataaCCATGTCCAAAAAGAGAGGTTAAAGAATCAGCATCATTTTAGCTTACCAaaagccacagccacagccacagcgCTTCCTAAAATATCTCCTGCTTTACCCACAGATAAAGTTTTCCCTTTCCATTTTACAACACTCTCAGCAAGTGTGATGCAAATTCCATCTATAACATCAGCTACAGCTTACCAAAATACCACTGAAACACACAGTTCTAGAAGTCTCCCCACAATGAAAAAGCTGCCCTTTCCACCAGTTTACCCTACACCTTCTAGTATCTCAAGCAAAGAATCAAGCACCAATTTTATATCAAGGCAGACATCCAGGCTGACAGTTCCGGCTGCTGCCCCTACATCAGTCATTATCCATAAAACCCAAATAGCCAGACCCAGCATGcaaaaagcacaaaggaaaaagGAGCCTCAGAAGAACAGGAATGAGCCACACTCTTCTCCCAGCCAGAGTTCTGGCTTCACTGCATCGACTACTATGACACCTCCTGACCTAACTGCAGCTGAAACTTCAACCAAGCCCAGTATCTTTGCTTTCACTCATTCTCCCTTAGAAAACACAAACCACATTTCAAGCACAGTGGGTCTTTATCCAAGAACGCTTACGCTGACAGACATAATTGAAGAATTACCCAAAGAGAATACTCAGACTTTGAAGAGCAGAATGGTTTCTGGAATCACTTTGTCCAGCAAACTACACCAGAACACCACAACTAGGAAGACAATCATTAGACACTCAACCATGCCACCATTCGTGAGTAGCAGTGCTGCTCCAATGTCAATTCCCATCTCCCATCCCTTGAGTAATCAAAGCACAGTCACAGACAACACGGCAACTCCTGTTTTTAGGATGATGACAAATACAATGGTCAAGCCACGTGAACACTCTAGGCACAATGCTAGTCCACAGCAATTAGCAGCAGAGGTTGCAGCATCTCCCAAAGTTCTCCCAAATGTCAAGGTTACAATCGGAACCACCCACTTTATCTACTCCCGTCTGTTTCATTCTACTTCCACGCCAGCACTAATAACAGTTACGCCACAGAATTCTAAACTGACTTCCTCTCCCTGGTCAGAAAACCACTTCTGGCACAAGTCATATCCAGAAATtgctgaaaaaggcaaaaagccAGTAGAGAGCATATTGCCCGCTCCAGGCTTGCCAGAGGACACCACTCATGCTTCAAATTGGGAAATTCAGAAGACTGCAAAGAGAAATGGCTTTGATAAGACACCAGATCAAAAAATAACAACTTCTGAACTCCTTCCCTTTGATTCTTTGTCTAGGAATATATTTGAAAGGCCCAGAATAGTTGGAGGAAAAGCGGCAAGTTTTACTGTTTCGGCTAATTCAGATGCCTTTCTTCCTTGTGAGGCTGTTGGAAATCCCCTGCCCACCATCCGCTGGACTAAAGTCTCATCAG GATTCGATATATCTGAAAGGAAACAGAATAACAGATTCCAGGTGCTCCCCAACGGCACCCTGTCCATACAGAGAGTGGACGTTCAGGACCGCGGACAGTACCTGTGCTCAGCATCCAATCCACTCGGCACTGACCGCCTTCACGTCACGTTGTCTGTGGTCTCCTATCCCCCCAGGATCCTGGAGAGACGCACCAAAGAGATCACAGTCCACTCTGGAAGCACTGTGGAGCTGAAGTGCAGAGCTGAAGGTAGACCAAGTCCTACAATTTCCTGGGTTCTCGCAAACCAAACGGTGGTTTCAGAATCCTCTGAGGGGAATAGGCAGGCCCTGGTGACCTCTGACGGAACGTTGGTCCTCCACAATCTCAGCATTTATGACCGAGGCTTTTACAAATGCATGGCCAGCAACTCAGCGGGCCAGGATTCACTGCTGGTCAAAATACAAGTCATTGCAGCCCCACCTGTTATCCTAGAGCAAAAGAGGCAAGTCATTGTAGGGACTTGGGGTGAAAGTTTGAAATTGCCCTGTACTGCCAAAGGAACGCCTCAGCCCAGTGTTCATTGGGTCCTCTCTGATGGCACTGAAGTGAAGCCACTGCAGTCTATAAATTCCAAGTTGCTGTTATTTCCAAATGGGACTCTGCATATAAGAAGTGTAGCCTCGTCAGACAGGGGCACTTACGAATGCATTGCTACCAGCTCCACTGGCTCAGAGAGAAGGGTGGTAATTCTTACAGTGGAAGAGCGAGAAACCATCCCCAGGATAGAATTTGCATCTCAGAAGTGGACGGAGGTGAATTTTGGGGACAAATTACTACTGAACTGCTCAGCCATTGGGGAACCCAAACCCAAAATAATCTGGAGGCTGCCATCCAAGGCTATTGTTGACCAGTGGCACAG GATGGGCAGCCGCATCCATGTCTACCCAAATGGATCCTTGTTTATTGGATCGATCACAGAAAAAGACGGAGGGGACTACTTGTGTGTGGCCAGAAACAGAATGGGGGACGATCTGATACTGATGCACGTGAGCCTACGGCTGAAACCAGCCAAAATTGATCacaagcaacattttaaaaagcaagtatttCATGGGAAAGATTTCCAAGTGGACTGCGAGGCTTCTGGCTCCCCAGTGCCTGAGATATCTTGGAGTTTGCCTGACGGGACGATGATCAACAATGCAATGCAAGCTGATGACAGTGGCCGCAGGCCCAGGAGGTATACCCTTTTTGACAATGGAACCTTGTACTTCAACAAAGTTGGGATTGCGGAGGAAGGAGATTACACCTGCTACGCCCAGAACACTCTGGGGAAGGATGAAATGAAGGTCCACCTAACAGTAATCACAGCGGCTCCGCGGATCAGGCAAGGTTACAAGACCAACACGAGAATCAAAGCTGGAGACACAGTTGTCCTGGACTGTGAGGTTGTTGGTGAACCCAAACCAAAGATATTTTGGTTGCTGCCTTCTCATGACATGATTTCATTCTCTAAAGACAGGTACACGTTTCATGCCAACGGGTCTTTGTCCATCCACAAGGTGAAACTGCTCGATTCCGGGGAGTATGTATGTGTGGCCCGAAATCCCAGTGGGGATGACACCAAAATGTACAAGCTGGATGTTGTCTCCAAACCTCCATTAATTAACGGTCTGTACACAAACAAGACAGTCATTAAAGCCACAGCCGTGAGGCATTCCAAAAAACACTTTGACTGCAGGGCCGAAGGAACACCGGCTCCTCAAATCATGTGGATCATGCCAGACAATATTTTCCTCACAGCCCCCTACTATGGGAGCAGAATCACAGTCCATAAGAACGGAACCTTGGAAATTAGGAACGTGAGGTTTTCAGATTCAGCAGATTTTATCTGTGTGGCTCGGAACGAAGGAGGCGAGAGCGTGCTGGTGGTACAGTTACAAGTACTGGAGATGCTAAGACGACCAACATTCAGAAatccatttaatgaaaaaattgttGCCCGGCTTGGGAAGTCCACAGCATTGAACTGTTCTGTTGATGGAAACCCACCACCTGAAATAATCTGGATTTTACCAAATGGCACAAGATTTCCCAACGAACTGCAAATTTCTCAGTATATGATAGCAAACAATGGGTCTTTTATCATTTCCAAGACCACTCGGGATGATGCTGGAAAATACCGGTGTGCAGCAAGAAATAAAGTTGGCTACATTGAAAAATTAATTGTGCTAGAAATTGGCCAGCAGCCGGTTATTCTTACTTATGCACTAGGAACAGTGTACTGTATCAGTGGAGACTCTCTCTCACTGCACTGTGTGTCTGATGGGAGCCCTAAGCCGAACATCAAATGGACTATACCAAGCGGGTATATAATAGATAGGCCTCAAAGTACTGAGAAATACACATTGCATGAAAATGGGACCTTAGTCATTAAAGAAGCAACAGCCTATGACAGGGGAAACTATATTTGTACGGCTCAAAATAGCGTCGGCCACGCACTGATTACTGTCCCAGTAATGGTTGTAGCCTACCCACCCCGAATTACAAATCGCCTACCCAGGAGCATTCTCACAAGGACAGGAGCGGCCGTTCAGCTCCGGTGTATGGCCCTGGGAATCCCCAAGCCAGAAATCACATGGGAGAGGCCAGACCACTCCTCGCTCTCCATGCCAAATAAAGGGGGGGCTCGGGGACCTGAGCCTTTTCACCCCCGTGGTACCCTCATCATTCAGAATCCCCAAACTTCAGATTCTGGGATCTACAAATGCACAGCAAGGAACTCACTTGGTAGCGATTATGCAACAACTTACGTTCAGGTGATCTGA
- the IGSF10 gene encoding immunoglobulin superfamily member 10 isoform X2: MGSRIHVYPNGSLFIGSITEKDGGDYLCVARNRMGDDLILMHVSLRLKPAKIDHKQHFKKQVFHGKDFQVDCEASGSPVPEISWSLPDGTMINNAMQADDSGRRPRRYTLFDNGTLYFNKVGIAEEGDYTCYAQNTLGKDEMKVHLTVITAAPRIRQGYKTNTRIKAGDTVVLDCEVVGEPKPKIFWLLPSHDMISFSKDRYTFHANGSLSIHKVKLLDSGEYVCVARNPSGDDTKMYKLDVVSKPPLINGLYTNKTVIKATAVRHSKKHFDCRAEGTPAPQIMWIMPDNIFLTAPYYGSRITVHKNGTLEIRNVRFSDSADFICVARNEGGESVLVVQLQVLEMLRRPTFRNPFNEKIVARLGKSTALNCSVDGNPPPEIIWILPNGTRFPNELQISQYMIANNGSFIISKTTRDDAGKYRCAARNKVGYIEKLIVLEIGQQPVILTYALGTVYCISGDSLSLHCVSDGSPKPNIKWTIPSGYIIDRPQSTEKYTLHENGTLVIKEATAYDRGNYICTAQNSVGHALITVPVMVVAYPPRITNRLPRSILTRTGAAVQLRCMALGIPKPEITWERPDHSSLSMPNKGGARGPEPFHPRGTLIIQNPQTSDSGIYKCTARNSLGSDYATTYVQVI; this comes from the coding sequence ATGGGCAGCCGCATCCATGTCTACCCAAATGGATCCTTGTTTATTGGATCGATCACAGAAAAAGACGGAGGGGACTACTTGTGTGTGGCCAGAAACAGAATGGGGGACGATCTGATACTGATGCACGTGAGCCTACGGCTGAAACCAGCCAAAATTGATCacaagcaacattttaaaaagcaagtatttCATGGGAAAGATTTCCAAGTGGACTGCGAGGCTTCTGGCTCCCCAGTGCCTGAGATATCTTGGAGTTTGCCTGACGGGACGATGATCAACAATGCAATGCAAGCTGATGACAGTGGCCGCAGGCCCAGGAGGTATACCCTTTTTGACAATGGAACCTTGTACTTCAACAAAGTTGGGATTGCGGAGGAAGGAGATTACACCTGCTACGCCCAGAACACTCTGGGGAAGGATGAAATGAAGGTCCACCTAACAGTAATCACAGCGGCTCCGCGGATCAGGCAAGGTTACAAGACCAACACGAGAATCAAAGCTGGAGACACAGTTGTCCTGGACTGTGAGGTTGTTGGTGAACCCAAACCAAAGATATTTTGGTTGCTGCCTTCTCATGACATGATTTCATTCTCTAAAGACAGGTACACGTTTCATGCCAACGGGTCTTTGTCCATCCACAAGGTGAAACTGCTCGATTCCGGGGAGTATGTATGTGTGGCCCGAAATCCCAGTGGGGATGACACCAAAATGTACAAGCTGGATGTTGTCTCCAAACCTCCATTAATTAACGGTCTGTACACAAACAAGACAGTCATTAAAGCCACAGCCGTGAGGCATTCCAAAAAACACTTTGACTGCAGGGCCGAAGGAACACCGGCTCCTCAAATCATGTGGATCATGCCAGACAATATTTTCCTCACAGCCCCCTACTATGGGAGCAGAATCACAGTCCATAAGAACGGAACCTTGGAAATTAGGAACGTGAGGTTTTCAGATTCAGCAGATTTTATCTGTGTGGCTCGGAACGAAGGAGGCGAGAGCGTGCTGGTGGTACAGTTACAAGTACTGGAGATGCTAAGACGACCAACATTCAGAAatccatttaatgaaaaaattgttGCCCGGCTTGGGAAGTCCACAGCATTGAACTGTTCTGTTGATGGAAACCCACCACCTGAAATAATCTGGATTTTACCAAATGGCACAAGATTTCCCAACGAACTGCAAATTTCTCAGTATATGATAGCAAACAATGGGTCTTTTATCATTTCCAAGACCACTCGGGATGATGCTGGAAAATACCGGTGTGCAGCAAGAAATAAAGTTGGCTACATTGAAAAATTAATTGTGCTAGAAATTGGCCAGCAGCCGGTTATTCTTACTTATGCACTAGGAACAGTGTACTGTATCAGTGGAGACTCTCTCTCACTGCACTGTGTGTCTGATGGGAGCCCTAAGCCGAACATCAAATGGACTATACCAAGCGGGTATATAATAGATAGGCCTCAAAGTACTGAGAAATACACATTGCATGAAAATGGGACCTTAGTCATTAAAGAAGCAACAGCCTATGACAGGGGAAACTATATTTGTACGGCTCAAAATAGCGTCGGCCACGCACTGATTACTGTCCCAGTAATGGTTGTAGCCTACCCACCCCGAATTACAAATCGCCTACCCAGGAGCATTCTCACAAGGACAGGAGCGGCCGTTCAGCTCCGGTGTATGGCCCTGGGAATCCCCAAGCCAGAAATCACATGGGAGAGGCCAGACCACTCCTCGCTCTCCATGCCAAATAAAGGGGGGGCTCGGGGACCTGAGCCTTTTCACCCCCGTGGTACCCTCATCATTCAGAATCCCCAAACTTCAGATTCTGGGATCTACAAATGCACAGCAAGGAACTCACTTGGTAGCGATTATGCAACAACTTACGTTCAGGTGATCTGA